The following proteins are encoded in a genomic region of Musa acuminata AAA Group cultivar baxijiao chromosome BXJ2-11, Cavendish_Baxijiao_AAA, whole genome shotgun sequence:
- the LOC135626291 gene encoding ankyrin repeat-containing protein At5g02620-like translates to MDPRLEEAAYAGDLTLLRRLLQEDRLLLHRQAIAAAHLSDSPLHIAASLGHSDLVREILTVNPELAHGRNREGLSALHLAAAQGHLSVVNELLQYAAAANLCLATDNDGFMPAHTAALRGRLDVLTVLLDACPESARAVTSQGDSIFHLTVKSNSFETVQFLLNRTDENDELLNSGDAKGNTVLHLAVARKQLQIVKLLLGRRGIEVNATNMRGDTVLHMLRDSPFQHGDLLLGELIPAAGGRTAAEEGKTQPKSSPSDARASATIASHRSRPNRWNPFRRQARPSKDNRSPRKVLSELKERYNNNPATLMLVATLIATITFQAGLNPPGGFKQKDDDGPTPPNTKVNFHESSSEGEAVLKYGLKLFLLFDMFGLFASLSIILLLICCVPRRTKMAMGILKWILWLAVFSTALAFSTAIVRIFSYQLDTVILLMKRSGACCVKVDAGRRKMEKEKAMEAPQGPLPSARRFWWAC, encoded by the exons ATGGATCCGAGACTAGAGGAAGCAGCTTATGCGGGAGACCTCACTTTGTTGCGGCGTTTGCTACAAGAAGACCGGCTCCTGCTCCACAGGCAAGCCATCGCCGCGGCTCACCTGTCGGACAGCCCCCTCCACATCGCTGCATCGCTCGGCCACTCCGACCTGGTCCGGGAGATCCTCACCGTAAACCCGGAGCTCGCGCATGGCCGCAACCGCGAAGGCCTTTCCGCCTTGCACCTGGCCGCTGCCCAAGGCCACTTATCCGTGGTGAACGAGCTGCTGCAGTACGCAGCCGCTGCCAATCTCTGCTTGGCGACCGACAACGATGGCTTCATGCCGGCCCACACTGCAGCCTTACGAGGCAGGCTTGATGTATTGACTGTGTTACTGGATGCGTGCCCGGAGTCCGCGCGAGCTGTGACATCGCAAGGTGACTCCATCTTTCATCTTACTGTGAAATCAAACAGCTTCGAGACCGTGCAGTTCTTGCTGAACAGAACAGATGAAAACGATGAGCTGCTCAACTCCGGAGATGCGAAAGGCAACACCGTCCTGCACCTTGCTGTGGCCAGAAAACAGCTCCAG ATCGTGAAGTTGCTTCTGGGAAGGCGAGGTATCGAAGTTAACGCCACAAACATGAGAGGCGATACCGTCCTTCATATGCTACGGGATTCACCCTTCCAACATGGAGATCTATTGTTGGGAGAACTGATTCCGGCAGCAGGTGGAAGAACCGCCGCAGAAGAAGGGAAGACTCAACCGAAATCGTCACCGAGTGATGCCAGAGCCTCTGCCACTATCGCGTCACACAGAAGCCGACCAAATCGTTGGAACCCCTTCCGACGCCAGGCTCGACCTTCTAAGGATAACCGCAGCCCCCGAAAAGTATTGTCTGAACTTAAAGAAAGGTACAACAACAATCCAGCAACACTAATGTTGGTGGCGACGTTGATCGCCACCATCACATTCCAAGCTGGGCTAAACCCCCCTGGTGGGTTTAAGCAGAAAGATGATGATGGGCCGACTCCCCCCAATACAAAAGTCAATTTTCATGAGAGTTCAAGTGAAGGAGAGGCGGTTCTAAAATATGGTCTCAAGTTATTCCTGCTGTTCGACATGTTCGGGTTGTTTGCATCCTTGAGCATCATCCTCTTGTTGATATGTTGTGTGCCCAGACGGACTAAAATGGCGATGGGAATCCTAAAGTGGATTCTATGGCTGGCGGTGTTCTCGACGGCATTAGCATTCTCGACCGCCATTGTGCGAATATTTTCCTATCAGCTCGACACTGTCATCCTTCTCATGA AGCGATCAGGTGCTTGTTGCGTAAAGGTGGATGctggaagaagaaagatggagaagGAGAAAGCCATGGAGGCCCCACAAGGGCCGTTGCCATCTGCACGAAGATTTTGGTGGGCGTGTTGA